The following coding sequences lie in one Deltaproteobacteria bacterium genomic window:
- a CDS encoding deaminase encodes MRADWDSYFMQIATVVASRATCDRKHVGALLVRDRIILSTGYNGSIRGMPHCDEVGHLLENGHCVATIHAEANSILQAARNGVRIEGADIYTSASPCWPCFKMIANAGIKRIVYGEFYRDERIFEVARKVGIELVDLSSEKPALAPLPEKQTA; translated from the coding sequence ATGCGCGCCGACTGGGACAGCTACTTCATGCAGATCGCGACCGTGGTAGCGTCGCGAGCCACGTGCGATCGCAAGCACGTGGGAGCGCTCCTGGTCCGCGACCGCATCATCCTTTCCACCGGCTACAACGGCAGCATCCGGGGAATGCCGCACTGCGACGAGGTGGGTCACCTGCTCGAGAACGGGCACTGCGTGGCGACGATCCACGCCGAAGCAAACTCAATCCTTCAGGCGGCGCGCAACGGCGTGCGTATCGAGGGTGCGGACATCTACACCAGCGCCAGCCCGTGTTGGCCGTGCTTCAAGATGATCGCCAACGCGGGGATCAAGCGGATCGTGTACGGCGAGTTCTACCGGGACGAACGCATCTTCGAGGTCGCCCGGAAGGTGGGGATCGAGCTGGTGGATCTTTCGTCGGAAAAGCCGGCGCTCGCCCCGCTGCCCGAAAAGCAGACTGCTTGA
- a CDS encoding trypsin-like peptidase domain-containing protein, with amino-acid sequence MTFRIAAALLALLALPAFAKSEKSRVVQKALRHSVRVEVLVRGKVERTASGVVVATDGDTSFVLTNEHVVQREGLSGTASFQVVVERPKLHRLPARVIAEGKVPDEDLALLAVYGETLAPAQLASEEHVDVGDDVVVVGAPYGRALSVSSGIVSQLDLDEQDPRVQRAMKTDAPIGYGASGGGVFDVPSGRLVGLVEGYRTAKVAFGGLSKDEFSFDVPMPGETFLSPPFKIRAFVARAGIGKLAGLREGSVMAGAAPLAAPIARGQ; translated from the coding sequence TTGACCTTTCGCATCGCCGCCGCCTTGCTCGCGCTTCTCGCGCTACCCGCCTTCGCCAAGAGCGAAAAGAGCAGGGTGGTGCAGAAGGCGCTCCGCCACAGCGTCCGGGTGGAAGTCCTGGTTCGCGGGAAGGTCGAGCGCACCGCCAGCGGTGTGGTGGTGGCGACGGACGGCGACACTTCGTTCGTGCTGACGAACGAGCACGTCGTCCAGCGCGAAGGTCTCTCGGGGACGGCTTCCTTCCAGGTCGTCGTGGAGCGGCCGAAGCTGCACCGGCTGCCGGCCCGGGTCATCGCCGAAGGCAAGGTGCCCGACGAAGACCTCGCGCTCCTCGCGGTCTACGGGGAGACGCTGGCGCCGGCGCAGCTGGCAAGCGAAGAGCACGTGGATGTCGGCGACGACGTGGTGGTGGTCGGCGCTCCCTATGGCCGTGCCCTCAGCGTCTCTTCGGGCATCGTCAGCCAGCTCGACCTCGACGAGCAGGACCCCCGCGTTCAGCGAGCGATGAAGACCGACGCGCCGATTGGCTACGGAGCGTCGGGCGGCGGCGTCTTCGACGTCCCATCGGGGCGCCTGGTCGGCCTGGTCGAAGGGTATCGGACCGCGAAGGTGGCCTTTGGCGGGCTCAGCAAGGACGAGTTTTCCTTCGACGTGCCGATGCCCGGCGAGACGTTTCTCTCGCCCCCTTTCAAGATCCGCGCGTTCGTCGCGCGCGCCGGGATCGGAAAGCTCGCGGGCCTCAGGGAAGGCTCGGTGATGGCCGGTGCGGCGCCGCTGGCGGCGCCGATCGCGCGCGGACAGTAG
- a CDS encoding HAMP domain-containing histidine kinase, which produces MGRKRSSTPLIVIGFFVGLLLASLDHILPAARLQEGVGRWVVVLVDWVAPPLAGVLLSGALLYAQRARKLHEAERAAAQVLAERLAGTERRQAIWVIAAAVAHDVKNPLHNLALLVEELAEEKDPGARDELIRRIRENVTRASDRLSELSRAGKGQEGVDQIIDLARALEMVRERLTPALQETATVLHIECPRGLSVRGDEHAVRSAVENVAANALEALQARGPGGKLSLRAARKDGTVELVIQDDGPGVPEQLQPRLFTPFASGDGGTGLGLAIARALARAGGGDLVFAGSAGGRTTFRFTFQPA; this is translated from the coding sequence GTGGGTCGCAAACGCAGCTCTACGCCCCTCATCGTCATCGGGTTCTTCGTCGGCCTGCTGCTGGCCAGCCTGGACCACATCCTCCCCGCAGCCCGGCTGCAGGAAGGCGTGGGGCGCTGGGTAGTAGTGCTCGTCGACTGGGTTGCTCCGCCGCTGGCGGGCGTGCTGCTCTCGGGGGCGCTGCTCTACGCCCAGCGCGCGCGAAAGCTGCACGAGGCCGAGCGCGCGGCTGCGCAGGTCCTGGCGGAGCGGCTGGCGGGAACGGAACGCCGCCAGGCGATCTGGGTGATCGCGGCAGCGGTGGCGCACGACGTCAAGAACCCGCTTCACAACCTGGCCCTGCTCGTCGAAGAACTCGCCGAAGAGAAGGACCCCGGCGCCCGCGACGAGCTGATCCGCCGCATCCGCGAAAACGTGACCCGGGCCAGCGACCGGCTCTCCGAGCTCTCGCGCGCGGGCAAGGGGCAGGAAGGCGTCGATCAGATCATCGATCTCGCCCGCGCGCTCGAGATGGTGCGCGAGCGCCTGACGCCGGCGCTGCAGGAGACGGCAACGGTGCTGCACATCGAGTGCCCGCGCGGACTGTCCGTCCGCGGAGACGAGCACGCGGTGCGCAGCGCAGTGGAGAACGTGGCCGCGAACGCGCTCGAGGCCCTCCAGGCGCGCGGGCCGGGCGGCAAGCTTTCGCTGCGGGCGGCGCGCAAGGATGGCACCGTGGAGCTGGTGATACAGGACGATGGTCCTGGGGTCCCGGAACAGCTCCAACCTCGTCTTTTTACTCCGTTTGCCTCGGGAGATGGAGGCACCGGTCTCGGTCTGGCCATCGCCCGGGCGCTGGCACGGGCGGGCGGCGGCGACCTGGTCTTCGCGGGCTCCGCAGGCGGCCGTACGACCTTCCGGTTTACTTTTCAGCCGGCCTGA
- a CDS encoding response regulator transcription factor, whose amino-acid sequence MLPDRAETVPRTAPRSILLVEDEPDARTILSRRLQAFGWNCLAHASVEGALSDPDLRYVDAVVADVVLGEGKMSGIDLIPALRKQEVRAPVVLVTAFADTQRVKALRQILDKVTTVDVDLARLVNRALSKARLTRKEEEVARLVLKGLTSAEIGAMMGNSEKTIKQHLTQVYAKLGVAGRAEFFHLVFPS is encoded by the coding sequence ATGCTTCCCGATCGCGCCGAAACCGTCCCACGCACGGCCCCGCGTTCCATTCTCCTCGTCGAGGACGAACCGGATGCCCGAACCATCCTCTCGCGGCGCTTGCAGGCGTTCGGGTGGAACTGCCTGGCACATGCGAGCGTGGAAGGCGCGCTGTCGGATCCCGACCTCCGTTACGTCGACGCCGTGGTCGCGGACGTGGTGCTCGGCGAGGGCAAGATGTCGGGCATCGATCTGATCCCCGCCCTGCGCAAGCAGGAGGTGCGTGCCCCGGTAGTGCTGGTGACGGCATTTGCCGATACCCAGCGCGTCAAGGCGCTTCGGCAGATCCTCGACAAGGTAACCACGGTGGACGTCGATCTCGCGCGCCTCGTGAACCGCGCTCTCTCCAAGGCGCGGCTGACGCGCAAGGAAGAGGAGGTCGCCCGCCTGGTTCTCAAGGGGCTCACCTCGGCCGAGATCGGCGCGATGATGGGCAACAGCGAGAAGACCATCAAACAGCATCTGACGCAGGTCTATGCGAAGCTCGGCGTCGCCGGCCGCGCGGAGTTCTTCCACCTCGTCTTCCCGAGTTAG
- a CDS encoding NnrS family protein — MRSSASPAARSSSTSSSRVSRAVAWVGGAVLRREPYRLLFPLGALLAWAGVLPWLFFAFRLRSIYEPVTGVLAYRSFLHPLAELDGFLGCFAAGVILTALRPPPAGWQIVVAAVAPLISATCAAIGQWQLGQVASLALLAVMLQFTLRRLSRPLSPSLLWIAFGFLMGAGGAAVAELAATRGSSWFWVHEMGRDLVIQGLFTGLAVGAGRVMRTGDRTHPALHLVAGAVFIASFWVGPRFGTHLGFAIRAAVTIWLALPLRPEWEFGPRNLRRSFAHLALWMLAVGNAWIAVAPQIRRAGLHVIFLGCFTALLLAALFPRAGEAPAFPLRKLAWAGSLVALSMIGRVMVELDPTWFHLWMGISAASFLAATIACLRVPVRTPQSV; from the coding sequence ATGCGAAGCTCGGCGTCGCCGGCCGCGCGGAGTTCTTCCACCTCGTCTTCCCGAGTTAGCCGCGCGGTCGCCTGGGTCGGAGGCGCCGTGCTTCGACGAGAGCCGTACCGGCTGCTGTTCCCCCTCGGCGCCCTGCTCGCATGGGCGGGCGTCCTCCCCTGGCTGTTCTTCGCCTTCCGGCTGCGCAGCATCTACGAGCCCGTCACCGGCGTGCTCGCGTACCGCTCCTTCCTCCATCCGCTGGCGGAGCTGGACGGTTTTCTCGGCTGCTTCGCGGCGGGAGTGATCCTCACCGCGCTCAGGCCGCCTCCCGCCGGATGGCAGATCGTGGTGGCCGCCGTCGCGCCCTTGATCAGCGCCACCTGCGCGGCCATCGGCCAATGGCAGCTCGGACAGGTCGCGTCCCTCGCCCTGCTCGCGGTGATGCTCCAGTTCACGCTCCGGCGTCTGTCGCGCCCGCTCTCGCCGAGCCTCTTGTGGATCGCCTTCGGGTTCTTGATGGGTGCCGGAGGCGCGGCCGTTGCCGAGCTCGCGGCGACGCGCGGAAGCTCCTGGTTCTGGGTGCACGAGATGGGGCGAGACCTGGTCATCCAGGGGCTCTTCACCGGGCTCGCGGTCGGCGCGGGCCGGGTGATGCGCACCGGGGATCGCACTCATCCGGCGCTGCACCTCGTCGCAGGCGCCGTGTTCATCGCCAGCTTCTGGGTGGGACCCCGCTTCGGAACGCACCTGGGGTTCGCCATCCGCGCCGCGGTGACGATCTGGCTCGCGCTTCCTCTGCGGCCGGAGTGGGAGTTCGGCCCGCGCAACCTGCGGCGCTCGTTTGCCCACCTCGCGCTCTGGATGCTCGCCGTCGGCAACGCCTGGATCGCCGTGGCTCCGCAGATCCGGCGCGCCGGCCTCCACGTGATCTTCCTCGGCTGTTTTACCGCGCTCCTGCTCGCCGCCCTGTTTCCCCGCGCGGGCGAGGCGCCGGCGTTCCCCCTGCGCAAGCTGGCCTGGGCGGGTAGCCTGGTGGCGCTCTCGATGATCGGCCGGGTGATGGTCGAGCTCGACCCGACCTGGTTCCACCTCTGGATGGGAATCTCTGCCGCCTCGTTCCTGGCGGCCACGATCGCCTGCTTGCGCGTGCCGGTGCGGACCCCTCAGTCCGTGTAG